Within Sphingobium sp. SCG-1, the genomic segment TGCCAGTTCCGATGGCAACCCGGATCGCGTCTTCCTGCGCGACATCCGCTCCACGACGATCTCGCTGGGTGGCCTGACCAACATTCCAAGCGCGACGGGTGCGTGCGGGCGTAGCGCCACGGGCGCGGCCTTCAACTGCATCTCGTTCTTCCAGCCTGATGGTACGCTGGTGCCTGTGACCGGTGAGCGCGTCGGCCTTGCCCCGAACGGCAGCTTCATCGGCGGCAATGGCTATTCGGGTCGTGAAGGCCAACTGCTTGCGCTCTCGCCGCGGCTTCAGCGTTTTTCGGCCAACATCCTTGGCCACTTCGACGTGTCCGACGGCTTCAAGCCATTCTTCGAGGGCAAGTATGTGCGCTCTGTAGCGCAGGGTTCGCAGAGCGGTCCGTTCTTCGCGCAGGGTACCACGCAGGGTGATCCGGGTCCGGTGAACCGTGAGCGGATTGCCCTTAATAACCCGTATCTCAGCGATCAGGCCCGCAGTGCGCTCTTAGCGCAGCTTCTGCCTGCTACCGTTAACGCCAACACGGGCGCGGCTTTCACGCAGGCTACCGACGACGATGGCAATCCGGATGGTCCAACGCCCGAGGCGCAGCTTGCGGCACAGCGCGCGGCCATTGCAAATGGCACCTTCCGCTTCAACTTGCGCCGCAACTGGCTCGACCTTGGGATTCGCGACGAGCGGATCACGCGTGAGACGTTCCGTGGCGTAGTCGGCGTGCGTGGCGACTTCAACGACGACTGGAACTACGAAGTTTCGGCAAACTACGGCGTGCACCGCGAGAAGAACAAGATCATCTCGAACGTCAACGTGCAGCGTTATTTGCTGGGCATCGACACCACCCGTAACGCCGCTGGCCAGATCGTCTGCCGCTCGCAGGTCGATCCGTCTGCCGCCGTCGCCTATGTGCAGGATGCCGATGGCAATGCGGTGGATCCCGTCCGGCTTGCGGCGGACATAGCCGCTTGCCAGCCGATCAACCCGTTCGGCGAAGGCTCCGTCAGCCAGGCCGCGCGCGATTATGTTACGGTGGACTCCCGCGCCAGCGGCAAGATCACGCAGTTCGTGGCGAGCGGCTTCGTCGCGGGCGATCTTAGCCAGTTGTTCGAGCTGCCGGGCGGACCGATCGGCTTCTCGGTCGGCGGTGAATATCGGCGCGAGACTTTGAAGTATGAACTCGACGATCTCACCCAGCAGGGATACGCCTTCTACAACGCCATTCCGTCCTTCAGCGCGCCGTCGTTCGAAGTGAAGGAAGTGTTTGGCGAAGTGCGCGTTCCGATCCTGAAGGACACGCCGTTCTTCCGGGAACTGACGCTTTCCGGTTCGGGCCGTATCTCGGACTATAAGGGTGCGACCGGGACGGTCTATTCCTACGGTGGTGAGCTTAGTTGGCGTCCGATCGACGACATCCGCTTCCGTGGCAGCTACACGCGGGCGATCCGTGCGCCCAACCTGACGGAGCTGTATTCCGCGCAGGGGCAGAACTTCGCGCCCGCACCTAATGATCCCTGCTCGGCGCGCAACATCAACGCCGGTTCCTCCAATCGCGCTGCAAATTGCGCCGCGGCTGGCGCGCCTGCCGGATATGATTTTGTATACACGCAGTCGCTGGAAGTGCTGTCGGGCGGCAATCCGAACCTGACCGAGGAAACGTCGGACAACTACACGATAGGTGCGGTATTCACGCCGCGTGCCGTGCCGGGCCTCTCGCTGACCGTCGATTATTACGACATCACCGTGAACAAGGTGATCTCCGCGATCGACGAGCAGACCATCCTCAATAGCTGCTATGACTCTGCAACACTCGACAACGCGTTTTGCAGTCTCTTCACGCGTGC encodes:
- a CDS encoding TonB-dependent receptor domain-containing protein, which produces MLKSNLFAASALVGTLALLPSIAIGQTASADVPADTTATTTAPAPDAADDSGSIVVTGSRIRRPNIESGAPITTVTGAEFFQTGKVSVGDILNELPQLATTFSQQQSTRFLGTRGLNLIDLRNLGTQRTLVLVNGRRHVAGDVLNSGVSPDINTLPTDLIESVDVITGYGSAVYGSDAIAGAVNFKLKQNFEGLQLRGQSGISQYGDGGNQYVSALAGTNFSDGRGNIAVNLEYAQQSKFFASGRRKLRQNDGLVVVDSDTGASSDGNPDRVFLRDIRSTTISLGGLTNIPSATGACGRSATGAAFNCISFFQPDGTLVPVTGERVGLAPNGSFIGGNGYSGREGQLLALSPRLQRFSANILGHFDVSDGFKPFFEGKYVRSVAQGSQSGPFFAQGTTQGDPGPVNRERIALNNPYLSDQARSALLAQLLPATVNANTGAAFTQATDDDGNPDGPTPEAQLAAQRAAIANGTFRFNLRRNWLDLGIRDERITRETFRGVVGVRGDFNDDWNYEVSANYGVHREKNKIISNVNVQRYLLGIDTTRNAAGQIVCRSQVDPSAAVAYVQDADGNAVDPVRLAADIAACQPINPFGEGSVSQAARDYVTVDSRASGKITQFVASGFVAGDLSQLFELPGGPIGFSVGGEYRRETLKYELDDLTQQGYAFYNAIPSFSAPSFEVKEVFGEVRVPILKDTPFFRELTLSGSGRISDYKGATGTVYSYGGELSWRPIDDIRFRGSYTRAIRAPNLTELYSAQGQNFAPAPNDPCSARNINAGSSNRAANCAAAGAPAGYDFVYTQSLEVLSGGNPNLTEETSDNYTIGAVFTPRAVPGLSLTVDYYDITVNKVISAIDEQTILNSCYDSATLDNAFCSLFTRAGANGGPRGEIPFQVLEGSLLAATFNFAKLKARGIDAELAYRHDFGSFSGSFRANYTRVLERNDFLDPNDPSFADRILSEVGTPKDRLTANVDATFDKFTLGYQVRWVGKQVFGDAENTYSVNGEAPQNPDYSDPRFYGNVFYHDIRGEVAVNDQFALYGGIDNLTNRFAPFGSTGIGAGSDNVGNTGLYENKGRSFYAGFRAKF